The following proteins are co-located in the Solea senegalensis isolate Sse05_10M linkage group LG12, IFAPA_SoseM_1, whole genome shotgun sequence genome:
- the gpr101 gene encoding probable G-protein coupled receptor 101, producing the protein MDTCTGAGQTMQSSRAPGMGTNVTDVPGEPGFTEPVWLSTASCVVKIVLISVIVCVSLFGNVVVLLVFQRKPQLLHVANRFVLNLLLADLLQTILVMPFAMAAAVPGVWPLDVRLCQALVVLMHIFAFAGVNTIMVVSVDRYLAIIHPLSYPTRMTPHLGTNLIICTWVLSFLQSTPPLYGWGTIDFDRHHNMCSVVWSSSLSYSAVVSTFSFWLPVLIMLGCYWMVFRAARRQNALVHPIQTQSYSQPSPQDVQGTGSPQRQPQAQTARSPDGPYPARGYPVRVRHRRFHYHCKAARVVFVIMASYILSMGPYSILNTISMSSRAAIPPWLSSLALVLFFLQCCLHPYIYGYMHRSVRKEFLALLCGLFCKQGRASQSSAVESCFTTTGEGRSGAHPHLPSLAARVLPLRTWEECTTSSSPTFERKSRDSRKDTTSTSISSERELTVHSKQST; encoded by the coding sequence ATGGACACATGCACTGGTGCAGGACAAACAATGCAAAGCTCTCGTGCACCAGGTATGGGCACAAATGTTACAGATGTTCCCGGGGAGCCAGGTTTCACAGAGCCAGTGTGGTTGTCCACAGCCAGCTGTGTGGTCAAGATAGTGCTCATATccgtcattgtgtgtgtgtctttgtttgggAACGTGGTGGTCCTGCTGGTGTTCCAGAGGAAGCCTCAGCTACTGCACGTGGCCAACCGTTTTGTCCTCAACCTCCTCTTGGCAGACCTCCTGCAGACCATACTCGTCATGCCCTTTGCCATGGCGGCCGCCGTCCCAGGCGTGTGGCCCCTGGACGTGCGACTGTGCCAGGCCCTGGTGGTGCTCATGCACATTTTCGCCTTTGCTGGGGTCAACACCATCATGGTCGTCTCTGTGGATCGCTACCTGGCCATCATCCACCCTCTTTCCTATCCCACCCGCATGACCCCTCACCTGGGCACCAACCTGATCATCTGCACATGGGTGCTCAGCTTCCTGCAGAGCACGCCTCCTCTTTACGGCTGGGGGACCATTGACTTTGACCGGCACCACAACATGTGCTCCGTGGTGTGGTCTTCCAGCCTGTCCTACTCCGCTGTGGTGTCCACCTTTTCGTTCTGGCTACCTGTGCTCATTATGCTCGGATGTTATTGGATGGTGTTCAGAGCAGCTCGGCGGCAGAACGCACTTGTGCACCCAATACAGACACAGTCCTACTCCCAGCCCTCCCCACAGGACGTCCAGGGAACTGGGAGTCCACAGCGGCAGCCCCAGGCTCAGACAGCAAGGTCACCCGATGGGCCTTACCCGGCCAGGGGTTACCCCGTTCGAGTCAGGCACCGACGCTTCCACTATCACTGCAAGGCAGCTCGTGTGGTGTTTGTCATTATGGCCTCTTATATCCTCAGCATGGGGCCTTACAGCATACTGAATACAATCTCTATGAGCTCCAGAGCAGCCATACCCCCCTGGTTGTCCTCCCTTGCCCTTGTGCTCTTCTTCTTACAGTGCTGCCTACACCCATACATTTATGGTTACATGCACCGGAGTGTGAGGAAggaattcctggctctgctctgtGGACTGTTCTGCAAACAGGGCCGTGCCAGCCAGAGCTCGGCCGTGGAGAGCTGCTTCACCACTACAGGTGAGGGCCGCTCGGGTGCCCACCCTCACCTGCCCAGTCTGGCTGCTCGAGTCCTCCCTCTGCGGACTTGGGAAGAATGCACAACATCGTCCTCCCCCACTTTTGAGAGGAAGTCAAGGGACAGCCGTAAAGACACCACCTCGACCAGCATCAGCTCAGAGAGGGAGCTCACAGTCCACAGCAAACAAAGCACATGA